Genomic segment of Desulfurispira natronophila:
CAACAAGTTTAATATTTACATTGTGCAGAATGATGGATATAATCCACGTCGACTCACGTATAACTCGGGTCACAACGAAACCCCCCGCTGGTCGCGGGATGGTAACTACTTGCTCTTTAATTCCAATCGAAGCGGGGAGCACAAACTGTACATAATGGATCGTTCAGGAGCTTTTCAGAAGCGTTTGAATGATGGGCCGGGAAATAACACCATGCCAGACTGGATCTTTCCCAAATCCCAGTAAAGTTTTTCAAATTGAGGAGGACCAATGACTAAGTTCAAGGGAATGTTTGCCATATTGGCAGGACTGATTATTCTGGTTGCTGTAGGGTGTGGGCCCCAGCAAGTTGCCGTGGATGAGCCTATGGTAGATGAGCCGGCGGTGAGTGCCGAAGAGGAAAGAGAGCGGGATCGCTACGCTGATGATCCATATGCCGATGATCCGTATGCAGATGACCCTTACACCGTTGAGGACCGTGAGCGCTACGCCTTTAACAGCCCGGTGCTCAACCGCATTTACCTTGATGGTAGTCAGATGTACACCGTCCACTTTGATTTTGACCGCTCAAGTATCCGAAGCGATGCCCGCAAAATACTCGACAACAACGTCACCTTCATGGAGCGCAACCCCGAGGTGAAAATCGTTATTGAAGGGCACTGTGATGAGCGCGGAAGCAGCGACTACAACCTGGCTCTGGGCGATCGCCGCGCCCAGTCAGTAAAAGACTATCTGGTGACCAATGGTATTGATGCTTCGCGTATCACCACTATCTCCTACGGCAAAGAGAAGCCCGCTGATCCTCGCAGCAACGAGAGTGCCTGGCAAAAAAATCGCCGCGGCGAGTTCGTAAAAAAGCAGTAGCACGACAGAGTGTGCTGACATAAAAAATTACTGTTGCCTGCTTGCTTGCAAGCAGGCAATTTTCTGTAGAAGGTGCTAACTTGTACTTCCCCCTGCGAAACGTTTTCCTGTTGACAGTAACTGCCATTTTGGCAGTTGGGTGTGCCAAGCAGTCCGACATGGAGTCCCTGCAGATGCAGGTTCACTACCTTAGCGAAGAGCTGCGCCAGGCGCAGGATGCCCTGGGCTCCAGTCAGACCCGACTGGAGGGCCTGGCGTCAGATCAGGAGCGCCTGCGCCCTACCATACAGCGTTCTCAGATGGACGTCTCCTTTCGCCTGGAGGAAGTCGAGCGCGAATTGGCCACTTTGCGCAATCAAATCGAGCTCAACTCGCGCCAGCATGAAACAACTGGCCGTGACCTGAGACAACAGCTGGAAAGCCTTGAGGTGCTTGCCGCACGTCGTCATGATGACCTGGAATCAGAGCAGAAAAAACTTGTCGAGCAACTGCAAAGCCAATCAGCCCAACAAGGTGAGTTCCAGCAGCAACTACAGGGCATTGACGATATGCTAAGCTCCCTTGAGTCTGATGTCACTGAGCTTCGACACGAATTGGCAGGGGTCGATGAGTACAGCCGGGAAACCGCTGCTACTCTGGCTACCGCACTACTGGATGCCAGCAAGCAACCCCTGGATTCCTCAGTGGAAATTGCGGATAAAAGTGATGATGAATCCTGGTACGAGTACATTCGACGCCTGTATCGGGAAGGCAAGCACGAGCAAGTGCGCAGAGAGTATCCCGCAATCAT
This window contains:
- the pal gene encoding peptidoglycan-associated lipoprotein Pal translates to MTKFKGMFAILAGLIILVAVGCGPQQVAVDEPMVDEPAVSAEEERERDRYADDPYADDPYADDPYTVEDRERYAFNSPVLNRIYLDGSQMYTVHFDFDRSSIRSDARKILDNNVTFMERNPEVKIVIEGHCDERGSSDYNLALGDRRAQSVKDYLVTNGIDASRITTISYGKEKPADPRSNESAWQKNRRGEFVKKQ
- a CDS encoding tetratricopeptide repeat protein — translated: MYFPLRNVFLLTVTAILAVGCAKQSDMESLQMQVHYLSEELRQAQDALGSSQTRLEGLASDQERLRPTIQRSQMDVSFRLEEVERELATLRNQIELNSRQHETTGRDLRQQLESLEVLAARRHDDLESEQKKLVEQLQSQSAQQGEFQQQLQGIDDMLSSLESDVTELRHELAGVDEYSRETAATLATALLDASKQPLDSSVEIADKSDDESWYEYIRRLYREGKHEQVRREYPAIMAQAPNESEEAGIMYWYGSSVQQMGDQEDAILIFEELVDKYPRHWSAAFSVHKQGNAFRALGDEETARLFYRRVLSEYPDSDAANYSRNALE